TCATGTACGTGCTTTACACCGATGTTATGCTGATATTCTTGTTCGGTATGAGTCTTTTTCAGTGTGATGTCGAAATAGCGTTTTTCCCAAAATGCCTCTTTGGTGAGGATAATGTATTCCTCCTGGGTTAGTCCCAAAAACTCTGAATCGACAGCGCGATCGCATGTCTTTTTATGTAAATCTTGTAGTTCCTGTTGTTCGGCAGGTGTAAGAACCACATTGGTACAAATTTCGCTAGCTGTGCGGAACGTATCTAAAAGCTCATAACGGCTTGTACCCAGGTATTTGAGAAAAATTCGGGTGGCATCAATGGGCTGGTGGTACGGTAGGGTGAACGGGTAAACTGCATTTTTGAGGATGCAGTAGGCTTCATAATTTGTATGCTGCGGCTGTGCTAATAACTCACTAGTGGTTTCGTCTTCGACGTTAAATGTCTCCAGTCGAGCTTTTCTTTCATTTGGGTCTGTATTGCTATTGTGGTAATCGTCCTTGTGTACTACAAAACTTTCCATCACCTCATTTACTAAGTCGATATAAGGCAGGACTGTGAAGGTATTGTCGCAGGTAAGTTCCAGGCAGCCTAAATCGGGACGACGACGGAACAGTTTTTCCAGTGGTGTACCTTCTATACCCGGATGAATGTTAGGGTTTGGATTTCCTGGATTTGCTAGGTCTTTTGGAGCGAGGTTGTTATTCCGCAGAAATTGCAGTATTTCAACAAAGTACGAAGCAGGGCTATATACAGACGTACATTCCTCGCACTCGCAGTAGTCCATGCTACCGAATAATTCCTCAAGGTTTAGTGGAACCGGTATTTCCATCTGATCGGCAACTGCCTGTAAAGCCTTAATGCGCGTCTCCAAATGAAAGAATTTTTGGGGAGAAGGGCGATCGCTCAAACTTTCTCATAAATAGTGAACGAGGGTAGATTAATGCCATATATTCATAATGTGTGGCATTGATGAAAAAAAGTGGCACGACAAGGAATAATATGAATGAACTATCCAAATCGGTAGAAGTCCATCTCGGTAGGCAGGGGCGTTTGGTGATTCCGGCTGCATTGCGGCGATCGCTCGGCTTTGAAGCAGGGGATGCTCTGATCGCTCGCCAGGAAGAGGGGCGGCTGGTGCTGGAGAAGGCAGAAACGATTAAGTTGCGACTGAAGGCTCGGTTCTCGCAAGTGCCGAAGGACAGAAGTTTGGTAGATGAATTAATCGCGGAACGCCGTGAAGAAGCGAAAAGAGAAGACGCTGAATGACTATTGTTCTGGATGCTTCGGCGCTGCTGGCTTACCTGAAGGATGAGCCGGGGGCTGATGTTGTGGAAGCAGTACTGGCTGAGTCGGTGATTTCGAGTGTGAACTGGGCTGAGGTGATTCAGAAGTCTATTGCAGCGGGTGTGGTTGTTGAGGGAATGCTGGATGATTTGCAGGCGCTGGGGCTGGTGGTAGAGCCGTTTACACCGGAGGATGGCGAGGTGGCGGGACGGCTTTGGGAACAAACACGCTCCTTTGGGTTGTCTCTGGGAGACCGCGCTTGTTTGAGCCTGGGGCTGCGATTGGGAGTGCCCGTTTTGACCAGCGATCGCGCTTGGGCAACGCTCACGCTG
This genomic stretch from Tolypothrix sp. NIES-4075 harbors:
- a CDS encoding AbrB/MazE/SpoVT family DNA-binding domain-containing protein, translated to MNELSKSVEVHLGRQGRLVIPAALRRSLGFEAGDALIARQEEGRLVLEKAETIKLRLKARFSQVPKDRSLVDELIAERREEAKREDAE
- a CDS encoding type II toxin-antitoxin system VapC family toxin, whose protein sequence is MTIVLDASALLAYLKDEPGADVVEAVLAESVISSVNWAEVIQKSIAAGVVVEGMLDDLQALGLVVEPFTPEDGEVAGRLWEQTRSFGLSLGDRACLSLGLRLGVPVLTSDRAWATLTLALDVQMIR